A single Triticum dicoccoides isolate Atlit2015 ecotype Zavitan chromosome 2A, WEW_v2.0, whole genome shotgun sequence DNA region contains:
- the LOC119358759 gene encoding protein transport protein Sec61 subunit gamma-like, with product MDAVDSVVDPLREFAKDSVRLVKRCHKTDRKEFTKVAARMVIGFVVMGFIGFFVKLMFIPINNIIVGSG from the exons ATGGACGCCGTCGACTCCGTGGTGGACCCCCTCCGCGAGTTCGCCAAGGACAGCGTCCGCCTCGTCAAGCGCTGCCACAAGACCGACCGCAAGG AGTTCACCAAGGTGGCGGCGCGGATGGTGATCGGGTTCGTCGTCATGGGGTTCATCGGCTTCTTCGTCAAGCTCATGTTCATCCCCATCAACAACATCATCGTCGGCTCCGGCTAG